In Schlegelella aquatica, one DNA window encodes the following:
- the rnhB gene encoding ribonuclease HII — translation MRSRKSCGVEQLQLHWDVQGLVAGVDEAGRGPLAGPVVAAAVILDDENPIEGLADSKQLTERARERLFDEIRAKALCCSIAEASVDEIDTLNILQATLLAMRRAVEGLRLRPAKVLVDGNRLPVLKVPAEAIVQGDARVQAISAASILAKVHRDRLCLALHEAHPQYGFAAHKGYATPEHLEALREHGPCRHHRRSFAPVREALEARA, via the coding sequence ATGCGATCGAGGAAGTCCTGCGGGGTTGAGCAGTTGCAGTTGCACTGGGACGTGCAGGGCCTGGTCGCGGGCGTCGACGAGGCCGGACGCGGGCCGCTCGCGGGCCCGGTGGTGGCTGCGGCGGTGATCCTGGACGACGAGAACCCGATCGAGGGGCTGGCCGATTCGAAGCAGCTGACCGAGCGCGCGCGGGAGCGGCTCTTCGACGAGATCCGTGCCAAGGCGCTGTGCTGCTCGATCGCCGAGGCCAGTGTGGACGAGATCGACACCCTCAACATCCTGCAAGCCACCTTGCTGGCGATGCGAAGGGCCGTGGAGGGTTTGCGGTTGCGGCCGGCGAAGGTGCTCGTGGACGGCAACCGCCTGCCCGTGCTGAAGGTGCCGGCCGAGGCGATCGTGCAAGGCGATGCGCGGGTGCAGGCCATCTCCGCGGCATCGATCCTGGCCAAGGTGCATCGGGATCGCCTGTGCCTGGCCCTGCACGAGGCGCATCCCCAGTATGGGTTCGCCGCGCACAAGGGCTATGCCACGCCGGAGCACCTGGAGGCGCTGCGCGAGCACGGGCCTTGCCGCCACCACCGCCGCAGCTTCGCGCCGGTGCGCGAAGCGCTGGAGGCCCGCGCATGA
- the lpxD gene encoding UDP-3-O-(3-hydroxymyristoyl)glucosamine N-acyltransferase, which yields MSQVRLGEIVDELGGELIGSRDLTISRIGPLEGATPSTLSFLSHPRYQAQLATTQAGCVIVAPAMREAAVARGAALVTDDPYLYFARLTQWWARRVRPALPPGVHPSAVVSPKALLGRDVRIEAGAVVEADAVVGEGAVVGAQGYVGQGARLGAGTRLAPRVTVLERCSLGERCIVHPGAVIGADGFGFAPHAGEWVKIEQLGAVRIGNDVEIGANTCIDRGALDDTVIEDGVKLDNLIQIAHNVHIGAHTAMAACVGVAGSARIGRHCTVGGSAGILGHLTIVDHVHISAMALVTRSILQPGVYSGSFPIDDNKTWEKNAATLRQLHTLRERLRALEKKFSP from the coding sequence GTGAGTCAGGTACGTCTGGGTGAGATCGTCGACGAGCTCGGCGGCGAACTGATCGGCTCCCGCGATCTCACGATCTCGCGCATCGGCCCTCTCGAAGGGGCGACTCCCTCGACCCTGTCGTTCCTCTCGCATCCACGCTATCAGGCCCAGCTCGCCACCACGCAGGCGGGGTGTGTGATCGTGGCGCCGGCGATGCGGGAGGCCGCCGTCGCACGGGGGGCCGCCCTCGTCACCGACGACCCCTACCTGTACTTCGCGCGGCTCACCCAGTGGTGGGCGCGACGGGTGCGCCCGGCATTGCCTCCCGGTGTGCACCCGAGCGCCGTGGTGTCGCCCAAGGCCCTGCTCGGGCGCGACGTGCGCATCGAGGCGGGGGCGGTGGTCGAGGCCGATGCGGTCGTCGGTGAGGGCGCCGTGGTCGGCGCGCAAGGCTATGTCGGCCAGGGAGCCAGGCTCGGCGCAGGCACGCGTCTGGCGCCGCGGGTGACGGTGCTCGAACGGTGCTCGCTCGGCGAGCGCTGCATCGTCCACCCGGGCGCCGTCATCGGCGCCGACGGCTTCGGATTTGCGCCGCACGCGGGCGAGTGGGTCAAGATCGAACAGCTGGGGGCCGTGCGCATCGGCAACGACGTGGAGATCGGAGCGAACACCTGCATCGACCGCGGGGCGCTGGACGACACCGTGATCGAGGACGGCGTCAAGCTGGACAACCTGATCCAGATTGCGCACAACGTGCACATCGGAGCGCACACCGCGATGGCGGCCTGTGTGGGTGTGGCGGGCAGCGCCCGCATCGGGCGGCACTGCACGGTGGGTGGCAGCGCGGGCATCCTCGGGCACCTGACGATCGTCGATCACGTGCACATCTCCGCGATGGCGCTGGTCACGCGCTCGATCCTTCAGCCGGGCGTCTACAGCGGCTCGTTTCCCATCGACGACAATAAGACCTGGGAAAAGAACGCGGCCACCCTGCGGCAGCTGCACACGCTGCGCGAGCGCCTGCGTGCCCTGGAAAAGAAGTTCTCCCCATGA
- the fabZ gene encoding 3-hydroxyacyl-ACP dehydratase FabZ has product MMDIHTILKKLPHRYPILLVDRVLEIEKGKRIKALKNVTINEPVFTGHFPNRPVMPGVLMLEALAQASALLAFNAEDVDLDPRAVYYFVGIDGARFKRPVEPGDQLILEVEMDRARAGIYKFKAKALVGDELAVEAELMCTMRLIDA; this is encoded by the coding sequence ATGATGGACATCCACACGATACTGAAGAAGCTCCCGCATCGCTATCCGATCCTGCTGGTCGATCGCGTGCTGGAGATCGAAAAGGGCAAGCGCATCAAGGCGCTCAAGAACGTCACGATCAACGAGCCGGTCTTTACGGGCCACTTCCCGAACCGGCCGGTGATGCCCGGCGTGCTGATGCTGGAGGCCTTGGCGCAGGCCTCGGCCTTGCTCGCCTTCAATGCCGAGGACGTGGACCTCGACCCGCGCGCGGTGTACTACTTCGTGGGTATCGACGGGGCGCGCTTCAAGCGACCGGTGGAGCCTGGCGATCAACTCATCCTCGAGGTCGAGATGGATCGTGCGCGCGCCGGCATCTACAAGTTCAAGGCCAAGGCGCTGGTGGGCGACGAGCTGGCCGTCGAGGCCGAGCTCATGTGCACCATGCGGCTCATCGACGCTTGA
- the lpxA gene encoding acyl-ACP--UDP-N-acetylglucosamine O-acyltransferase: MAIIHPTAIVDPKAELAASVSVGPYAVIGADVRIGEGTTIGAHCTIEGPTTIGRDNRIFQFASLGAAPQDMKYRGEPTELVIGDRNTIREFCTFNRGTAQDAGVTRVGHDNWIMAYVHLAHDVQLGDRIILANNATLAGHVHVGDWAIIGGLTGVHQFTRIGAHAMVGFGSHVSQDVPPFMTVAGNPLAVHGFNVEGLRRRGFSAERIALVKQMHRLLYRRGLTLEQAKMEIAALRGSVAGGDADIESMLGFLQTCTRGIVR, from the coding sequence ATGGCGATCATCCATCCGACCGCGATCGTTGATCCCAAGGCTGAGCTGGCGGCGAGCGTGTCCGTCGGCCCTTATGCCGTCATCGGCGCTGACGTTCGCATTGGCGAGGGCACGACGATCGGTGCGCATTGCACGATCGAGGGGCCCACGACCATCGGGCGGGACAACCGGATCTTCCAGTTCGCCTCGCTCGGCGCGGCGCCGCAGGACATGAAGTACCGCGGCGAGCCGACGGAGCTGGTCATCGGCGATCGCAACACCATCCGCGAGTTCTGCACCTTCAACCGCGGGACGGCGCAGGACGCCGGGGTGACGCGTGTGGGCCACGACAACTGGATCATGGCGTACGTCCACCTGGCGCATGACGTGCAGCTGGGCGATCGCATCATCCTCGCCAACAACGCCACGCTGGCCGGGCACGTGCATGTCGGGGACTGGGCGATCATCGGCGGGCTGACGGGCGTGCACCAGTTCACGAGGATCGGAGCGCATGCGATGGTGGGCTTCGGCAGCCACGTGTCGCAGGACGTTCCACCTTTCATGACGGTGGCCGGCAACCCCCTGGCGGTGCACGGTTTCAACGTCGAAGGGTTGCGCCGTCGCGGCTTTTCCGCCGAGCGCATCGCGCTGGTCAAGCAGATGCACCGCCTCCTGTACCGCCGCGGTCTGACGCTGGAGCAGGCCAAGATGGAGATCGCGGCGCTGCGAGGCAGCGTGGCGGGCGGCGATGCGGACATCGAGTCGATGCTCGGCTTCCTGCAGACCTGCACGCGCGGGATCGTGCGCTGA
- a CDS encoding OmpH family outer membrane protein, which translates to MDKTRVISSVCAGLLALALHGAVQAQELKIGYVNSDRVLRDAAPAKAAQARLEQEFSRREKELADMAAKLKAASDKLEKDGPTLSESERARRQRELVEQDREFQRRRREFQEDLNQRKNEELAAVVERANRVIKQIFEQEKFDLIVQEAVFAGPRVDITDKVIKALNANGGK; encoded by the coding sequence ATGGACAAGACCCGGGTGATTTCGAGCGTCTGTGCGGGCCTCCTGGCATTGGCTCTGCATGGCGCCGTGCAGGCGCAGGAACTGAAGATCGGCTACGTCAACAGCGACCGCGTGTTGCGGGATGCCGCGCCCGCCAAGGCGGCGCAGGCCCGTCTGGAACAGGAGTTCTCCCGGCGCGAGAAGGAACTGGCCGACATGGCTGCCAAGCTGAAGGCGGCCTCCGACAAGCTCGAGAAGGACGGGCCGACGCTCTCCGAGTCGGAGCGGGCGCGCCGCCAGCGTGAACTCGTGGAGCAGGACCGCGAGTTCCAGCGCCGCCGCCGCGAGTTCCAGGAAGACCTCAACCAGCGCAAGAACGAGGAACTCGCCGCGGTGGTCGAACGTGCCAACCGCGTGATCAAGCAGATCTTCGAGCAAGAGAAGTTCGACCTGATCGTGCAGGAGGCCGTGTTTGCCGGCCCCCGCGTGGACATCACCGACAAGGTGATCAAGGCCCTCAACGCCAACGGCGGCAAGTGA
- a CDS encoding TrmH family RNA methyltransferase, producing MRVEALTSRDNPLFVKVRKLLRDPGAYRKLGCVWLEGDHLGAAWRARGGAGGEAVFTEQAWARADRRALAESAQRVAVVPQALMRELSLLESPPDCGFLVPWAGPGEVRAGLDTVVLDRLQDAGNVGAILRSAAALGVRQVVALKGTVGLWSPKVLRAGMGAHFALELVEAAQASVLDGLGVPLVGTSSHTSLELHRCRLPSPVAWVFGHEGQGLEAALQARCEAVVRIPQPGGEESLNVAAAAAICLYESLRQRLA from the coding sequence ATGAGGGTGGAGGCGCTCACCTCGCGCGACAACCCCTTGTTCGTCAAGGTGCGCAAGCTCTTGCGTGACCCCGGGGCCTACCGCAAGCTGGGGTGTGTGTGGCTGGAGGGGGACCACCTCGGCGCGGCGTGGCGCGCCCGAGGCGGTGCCGGTGGCGAGGCGGTGTTCACCGAGCAGGCGTGGGCTCGCGCCGATCGCCGGGCCTTGGCCGAGAGTGCCCAACGCGTGGCCGTGGTGCCGCAGGCGCTGATGCGCGAACTCAGCCTGCTCGAGTCGCCGCCCGACTGCGGGTTTCTCGTGCCCTGGGCCGGCCCGGGCGAGGTGAGGGCGGGGCTCGACACCGTGGTGCTCGACCGCCTGCAAGACGCCGGCAACGTGGGCGCGATTCTTCGCAGCGCCGCGGCGCTCGGCGTGAGGCAGGTGGTGGCCCTCAAGGGCACGGTCGGGCTGTGGTCGCCGAAGGTCCTGCGTGCCGGCATGGGGGCCCATTTCGCACTGGAGTTGGTGGAGGCCGCGCAGGCCTCGGTCCTCGACGGGCTGGGCGTGCCGCTGGTCGGGACCAGCTCGCATACTTCGCTCGAGCTGCATCGCTGCCGCCTGCCGTCACCCGTGGCGTGGGTCTTCGGGCACGAGGGCCAGGGCTTGGAAGCGGCCTTGCAGGCGCGCTGCGAGGCGGTCGTGCGCATCCCCCAGCCGGGCGGCGAGGAGTCGCTCAACGTGGCGGCGGCCGCCGCGATCTGTCTGTACGAGTCATTGCGGCAGCGGCTCGCCTGA
- the lpxB gene encoding lipid-A-disaccharide synthase: MDRAPQLALVAGEASGDLLAGLLMGGLRARWPALRAAGIGGPRMAAQGFEAWWPHEKLAVRGYVEVLRHYREIAAIRRTLGDRLLRERPDAFIGVDAPDFNLGLEERLRAGGVRTIHFVCPSIWAWRGKRVEKIRRAADHVLCLFPFEPELLAAHGIAATYVGHPLADTIPLEVPRSKARQALGVGEGETVVALMPGSRRSEAQYMAASVVQAAAEMHRREPGLRFLLPVVPGLHGLIAPAVEQYAGGAAVTLVEGRSHEVLAASDVVIVASGTATLEAALFKRPMVITYKMHWLSYQLMKRMGYLPWVGLPNILCEDFVVPELLQDAATPQALADAALRWLHDPAGCARLAERFTELHLRLRRDTAQAATHAIEEVLRG; this comes from the coding sequence ATGGATCGCGCACCGCAGCTGGCGCTGGTGGCCGGCGAAGCCTCGGGAGACTTGCTGGCCGGATTGCTGATGGGGGGCCTGCGCGCTCGATGGCCGGCGCTGCGCGCCGCGGGCATCGGTGGGCCCCGCATGGCCGCGCAGGGGTTCGAGGCCTGGTGGCCGCACGAGAAGCTGGCGGTGCGCGGATACGTGGAAGTGCTGCGCCATTACCGCGAGATCGCCGCCATCCGGCGCACGCTCGGTGACCGGCTGCTGCGTGAGCGGCCGGACGCCTTCATCGGGGTGGACGCTCCGGATTTCAACCTCGGCCTGGAAGAGCGCTTGCGCGCCGGGGGAGTGCGGACGATCCATTTCGTCTGTCCGTCCATCTGGGCGTGGCGCGGCAAGCGTGTCGAGAAGATCCGACGCGCGGCCGACCACGTGCTGTGCCTGTTCCCCTTCGAGCCGGAGCTGCTGGCCGCGCATGGGATCGCTGCCACCTATGTCGGGCACCCCCTGGCCGATACCATCCCGCTCGAGGTGCCGCGCTCGAAGGCGCGCCAGGCACTGGGCGTCGGCGAGGGGGAGACGGTGGTGGCGCTGATGCCCGGCAGCCGGCGCAGCGAGGCGCAGTACATGGCCGCTTCGGTGGTGCAGGCAGCGGCCGAGATGCATCGGCGCGAGCCGGGCCTGCGCTTCTTGCTGCCGGTGGTGCCGGGGCTGCACGGGCTCATCGCGCCGGCCGTCGAGCAGTACGCGGGCGGGGCGGCAGTCACGCTCGTCGAAGGTCGCTCGCACGAGGTGTTGGCCGCGAGCGACGTGGTGATCGTCGCCAGCGGCACGGCCACGCTGGAAGCGGCCCTCTTCAAGCGGCCGATGGTCATCACCTACAAGATGCACTGGCTGAGCTACCAGCTGATGAAGCGCATGGGCTATCTGCCGTGGGTGGGTCTGCCCAACATCCTGTGCGAGGATTTCGTCGTGCCGGAGCTTCTGCAGGATGCCGCCACGCCGCAGGCCCTTGCGGATGCGGCCTTGCGCTGGCTGCACGACCCTGCGGGATGCGCGCGGCTCGCGGAGCGTTTCACCGAACTTCACTTGCGGCTGCGCCGCGACACGGCGCAGGCGGCCACCCATGCGATCGAGGAAGTCCTGCGGGGTTGA